The following is a genomic window from Crossiella equi.
TTCCGGGTCGCCTCCGGGGTGGCCATGCTGCTGGTCGCGGTGGTCACCGCGGCCAACCTGGCCGCCCCGCTGCAACGCCTCGTCCCGGACTACACCGCCGCCGCGCAGCGCGCCTTCGGTGGCCAGCAGCAGCTGGCGGGGATCACGCACGCCCCGGAGTTCACCGGGGTGAGCGCGTGGCTGAACACCCCGGGGGGCCGCCCGCTGTCGCTGGCGGAGCTGCGCGGCCGGGTGGTGCTGGTCAACTTCTGGACCTACAGCTGCGTGAACTGCCAGCGCGCGCTGCCGCACGTGAGGCAGTGGTACGACACCTACCGCGACTCCGGCCTGACCGTGGTGGGCGTGCACACCCCGGAGTTCGCCTTCGAGCGCGACCAGGGCAACGTCGCCGACCAGGTCAGGGCGCTGGGTGTGCGGCACCCGGTGGCCGTGGACAACGACTACGCGACCTGGACGGCCTACCAGAACCGGTACTGGCCCGCGCTCTACGCCGTCGACGCCTCCGGCCAGGTGCGCCAGTCCTGGTTCGGTGAAGGCGACTACGACCAGGTCGAGCAGCGGCTGCGGGAGCTGCTCGCCGACGCGGGCGCGAGGAACCTGCCCCCGGCCACCTCGGTACCGGACCGGACGCCGCAGGACCGGATCACCGGCGAGACCTACCTCGGCTCCGAGCACGGCCCGCTGTCCCGGGCGGTCACGCTGTCCGGCACCTGGTCCGCCACACCCGAGCACCTGACCGCGGGCCAGGACGCGCGGCTGCGCCTGGACTTCCGTGCCAAGGCCGTGCACCTGGTGCTCGGCGGGACCGGCACGGTCGAGGTGGTGGTCGGCGGGACCCGGCGCGCGGTCGCGGTGTCCGGGCCGCCGACCCTGTACACGTTGCACGAGAACGGGAGCACCGGCGGCGGGGTGCTCGAGCTCGCGGTGGGCCCGGGGCTGCGGGCGTACGCGTTCACCTTCAGCTGACCGAGGCGCTCAGCAGCCGGGCTCCGACCACAAGCCCCGGCGCCAGCCCTCAGTCCCGACTCCGGCGGCACAGCGGCAGTGGCCAGCCAGCTCGCCAGCAGCCCCGCCCACGCCCTTCCGTTCAGCCTTCCGAGTGTCACCCGTTCAGGGCCAAGGTCTCGCACCACAGCCTTCGTCAGACCCTCCGCACCCACGACCACCCGGATGTGGCCTTCACCACCGCCCTGCGCGAAACGACCGCCCCAGCCCCCCGACACCCCGAACCCGCTGGTCACAACAGCCCCCATGACCAGCCCCGCACCTCACCGGACCACCGGACGACCCCCGCCGCCCCGGAAGTGACCACCCCCTCCGGAGCCAACAGGAAATTAAACTGCCGCTTGCATAGCTATTCATCCCCGCGCATATACTTCGTCCCGTGTCCAAGGTCCTCACTTCGCTGCCTGTCAACGAGCGCGTCGGCATCGCCTTCTCCGGCGGGCTCGACACGTCGGTCGCTGTCGCGTGGATGCGCGAGAAGGGTGCCGTCCCGTGCACCTACACCGCCAACATCGGTCAGTACGACGAGCCTGACATCGACTCGGTGCCCGGGCGGGCGAAGGCGTACGGGGCGGAGGTCGCCCGGCTGGTCGACTGCCGCGCCGCCCTCGTCGAGGAGGGCCTGGCCGCCCTCGCCTGCGGCGCGTTCCACATCCGCTCCGGCGGTCGCGCCTACTTCAACACCACCCCGCTCGGGCGGGCGGTGACCGGCACCCTGCTGGTGCGCGCCATGCTCGAGGACGACGTCCAGATCTGGGGCGACGGCTCCACGTTCAAGGGCAACGACATCGAGCGGTTCTACCGCTACGGCCTGTTGGCCAACCCCTCGCTGCGGATCTACAAGCCGTGGCTGGACGCCGACTTCGTCACCGAGCTCGGCGGCCGCAAGGAGATGTCGGAGTGGCTGCTCGCCCACGACCTCCCCTACCGGGACAGCGTGGAGAAGGCCTACTCCACCGACGCCAACATCTGGGGCGCCACGCACGAGGCCAAGCAGCTGGAGCACCTGGACGCGGGCATCGAGATCGTCGAGCCGATCATGGGTGTCCGGTTCTGGGACCCGGCGGTGGAGATCGCCACCGAGGACGTCACCATCGCCTTCCAGCAGGGCCGCCCGGTGAGCATCAACGGCAAGGAGTTCTCCTCGGCCGTCGACCTGGTGCTCGAGGCCAACGCCATCGGCGGCCGCCACGGCCTGGGCATGTCCGACCAGATCGAGAACCGGGTCATCGAGGCCAAGAGCCGCGGCATCTACGAGGCGCCGGGCATGGCGCTGCTGCACGCCGCCTACGAGCGCCTGGTCAACGCGATCCACAACGAGGACACCGTCGCCAGCTACCACAACGAGGGCCGCAAGCTCGGCCGCCTCATGTACGAGGGCCGCTGGCTGGACCCGCAGTCGCTGATGCGGCGCGAGTCGCTGCAGCGCTGGGTCGGCGCCGCGGTCACCGGTGAGGTCACGCTGCGGCTGCGCCGGGGCGAGGACTACTCGATCCTGGAGACCTCGGGCCCGACCTTCAGCTACCACCCGGACAAGCTGTCCATGGAGCGCACCGCGGACTCGGCGTTCGGGCCGGTCGACCGCATCGGCCAGCTCACCATGCGCAACCTGGACATCGCCGACTCCCGCGCCCGGCTCGAGCAGTACGCGGCGCTGGGCATGGTCGGCAACGAGCGCCCGATGCTGGTCGGTGCCGCGCAGGCCGCCTCGACCGGTCTGATCGGCGCGATGGCGGAGGGCGGCGCCGAGGCGATCGCCTCCCGCGGCGAGGCCCCCGAGGACGAGCAGCTGCTGGACCTGGCCGCCATGGAGGCCGGTACCGACTGACCCGGTCGACAAAGACCTGCCTGGAACCCTCGGCCCCCTCGCCTCCCCACGCGAGGGGGCCGAGGTGCGTCTCAGCCCGCTGCCAGCAGCTCCTCCGCCCGGCGGTAGCGGAACAGCAGCAGCGAACCGTCGGTGAAGGTCAGGCCCACCACCCTCGGCCCGTCCCCGGGCAGCTCGGCGCCCATGGCCGACCAACCGAGCCGGGCGAGCCGGGAGGCGGGCAGCTCCATGGCCGTGGTGAACGGCGTGGGTGGGTTCTTCGGCCGCAGGAGCCTGGTCGGGTACACCACCGCCACCCGGGCATCGGTCACCACCAGCCGCGCCTCGCCCTGGCTGTGTGCGAGGTGCTCGGCGCAGCGCACCGCGTCCGCCCCCGGGTGCGCGGCCCGGACGTCGTAGCCGACGGTCGGGTCGTCGAGCCAGTCGAGCGGGTGGGCCTGGGTCAGCGGGCAGGGCAGCGGCCACCGCGCGGGCGGCAGGTCCAGTGCGGGCAGGTCACCGGCGGGCCGGAACGGCACGGTCACGGTACCGCCGATCTCGGCGAGCACGTACCCGCGCACCGGCGGCGCGCCCAGCCGCAACCGCTCCCCCGGCCGCAGCCAGAACCGCGTCAGCTCCTCCCGCACGACCTGCTCGTCGGCGAGGACCTGCTTGCGCCGGAACGGGTTCCGCTCCCCGGGCAGCGGCGGGAACTCCACCGCGGACCCGTCGGTGAAGCCGAGCCGGTACCCCCGCTGGCCGCGCCCGTGGTGGGCGAGCAGGTCCAGGGGCAGCTCGTGCACGAGCCGGAGCCCAGGCACACCAACGGGTTCGCCCTCGACGTGGTCGCCGTAGGTGCGCCGGGTGTCGGCGACGACGCGCACCACGTCCTTGGCGAACCCGAACAGCGCCTTGCCGACCCCGCCCGAGGGCTCCGGCGCGGGCGGGCTGGCGAACACCAGCAGCCGTTGTGTGGTCAGCGCGAACACCCGCGTCACCCGGGCGCCCGCCGTGACCGCGCCGAAGTGCCGTGCCGCCACGGTGTCCAGGCCGGACCCGAGCACCAGGTGGTCCGGCTCGGCCTGGGTGTCACGCCCGGAGTCCGAGCCACCGAGCACGGCGGCGCCGACGAACTCCCCCACCCCGCTGCCGACGGCCGCCGCCCCACGGGCGAGCAGCCCACGCCGGGGCTGGCCGTGGGCGTCGTGGCCGTCGACGGCGTAGTGCAGGACGGAGCGCCGCGTGGCGTGCACGAGCCGTTCGCCGGGCCGGAGGTGCGGGCGCACGGTCAGTGCCGGGCCCAGGATCGCGCTGTGGTCCATGGTGCCCTGGAACCTACGGCACGGGCGGGGTCCCGTGGGTGTGGAACGACTCGATCGTCTTCAGCCCCCACGCCTGGCCCTTGGCACGCTCGGCCTCGGTCCAGGTGACGGTCCGCCAGTCCGGTGCCAGCACCAGGCGCGACAACGGGTTGCACAGCTCGACCCGGTTGCCGCCGGGCTCGTAGACGTAGAGGAAGAAGGTCTGCTGGATGGCGTGCTTGTGCGGGCCGGTCTCGATGAACACGCCGTTCTCCAGGCAGATGTCCGCACCGCGCAGGATGTCCTCACGGGTGTCGGTGGCGAAGGCGATGTGGTGCAGCCGCCCGGAGGCGCCGGTGCGGTCGGCGGTGTAGACCAGGTCGTAGCTCTTCTGCCCGAAGTGCAGCCACTGCGCGCCGAGCTTGCCGGAGTCCAGGCGGATCTGCTCGGTGGCCCGGCCGCCCAGCAGCGTGGCGACGAAGTCCCCGTTGGCGGCGACGTCGGCGGCGAGGAAGTTGACGTGGTCGAGCCTGCGCACGCCGACGCCGCGTCCCGGGTAGGCCTGGGCCTGGTTCTTCAGCGCGGGCCGCAGCTCCTCCGGCGGCTCGTACCACTCGCTCTCCCAGTACAGGGCGTACTCGTGGCCGTCGGGGTCGCGGCAGAGGAAGGTGGGGCCGATGCCGGGCTCGCCGTCGGTCCAGCCCAGGCCGAGCCCGGCATCGGTGATCACCCGCGCGCGCCGGTCCAGGGCGTCCTGGCTGGTGGCGCGCAGCCAGGTTCGGCGCAGCCCGGAGGTGTGGTGCGCGGTCAGGGTGAGGCTGTGGTGCTCGTAGTCGTCCCAGGTGCGCAGGTACACCGAGTCGCCGTCGCGGCCGTTCTCCACCAGGCCGAGCACGTCGGTGAAGAAGGCCAGGCTGCGCTCGGGTTCGGGGGTGAGCAGCTCGACGTGGCCGAGGTGGGCGATCTCGTGCCGCATGCGGACCTCCGCGGGGTTCAGGGTCGGGGGAAGACGAGGCCGTCGAAGAGGGCGCGGGCGGTGCGCACGACCCCGGCGCGCCGGACGTGCTCGCCGTCGAGCTCGACGTGCACGTCCAGGTGCCCGGACGGGTGTTCGATCCGGCCGCCCAGCCCGGCGAGCCCGCGCGCGACGGTGCCGGGCAGCTGGGCCGCGGTGGCCACGGTGATCGCGCCGAACACGCCGATCGCGGTGTGCGGGCGTTCCGGGATGAACGTGCGCGTGCACAGCAGGCCGTCCGCGCGGGGCGGGGCGATCAGGGTGGTCTTGGGGACGGTGGTGCCGGTGACGTCGCCGAGCCCCATCAGCCCGCCCGCCCGGATCCGCAGCGAGCGCACGCGGGCGAGCAGCTCCGCGTCGGCGGCCAGCTCCTCCGGGCTCTCGTACCCGGTGGCGCCGAGGTCGGCCGCGGCGACCACGACCACCGGCATCCCGTTGTCCACCAGCGTGACCGCGACACCGTCCACAGTGTCCTGACGGTTGCCGGTGGGCAGCAGCGCGCCGCAGGAGGAGCCCTCGGTGCCCTGGAAGTCCAGTGCCACCTCGGTTCCGGCGCACCGGGCGGTGGCCAGCGCGCCGGTGTTGACCATGCGCACGCGCACCGGCCCGGGTCCGGCCAGGCCGCGGGAGCGCGCGAACGGGGCGACCCCGGCGAGCAGGTTGCCGCAGTTCTGGCGGTCGGACACGGTCGCCTCG
Proteins encoded in this region:
- a CDS encoding cytochrome c biogenesis protein DipZ, yielding MPTLVLVGLLAGIVTSLSPCVLPVLPVVLTAGSRRPWAVVGGLVTSFSLATLFGALVLRALHLPDGLLRNAGIAALVLLGLGLVFPKAGHLLERPFARLRGRLTEPGRGGYLTGLALGLVYVPCAGPVLATIAVVGATNMIGLDSLLLTAAFGVGTGLPLLLLAFSGAALTNRLVFLRERVRGFRVASGVAMLLVAVVTAANLAAPLQRLVPDYTAAAQRAFGGQQQLAGITHAPEFTGVSAWLNTPGGRPLSLAELRGRVVLVNFWTYSCVNCQRALPHVRQWYDTYRDSGLTVVGVHTPEFAFERDQGNVADQVRALGVRHPVAVDNDYATWTAYQNRYWPALYAVDASGQVRQSWFGEGDYDQVEQRLRELLADAGARNLPPATSVPDRTPQDRITGETYLGSEHGPLSRAVTLSGTWSATPEHLTAGQDARLRLDFRAKAVHLVLGGTGTVEVVVGGTRRAVAVSGPPTLYTLHENGSTGGGVLELAVGPGLRAYAFTFS
- the argG gene encoding argininosuccinate synthase, with the protein product MSKVLTSLPVNERVGIAFSGGLDTSVAVAWMREKGAVPCTYTANIGQYDEPDIDSVPGRAKAYGAEVARLVDCRAALVEEGLAALACGAFHIRSGGRAYFNTTPLGRAVTGTLLVRAMLEDDVQIWGDGSTFKGNDIERFYRYGLLANPSLRIYKPWLDADFVTELGGRKEMSEWLLAHDLPYRDSVEKAYSTDANIWGATHEAKQLEHLDAGIEIVEPIMGVRFWDPAVEIATEDVTIAFQQGRPVSINGKEFSSAVDLVLEANAIGGRHGLGMSDQIENRVIEAKSRGIYEAPGMALLHAAYERLVNAIHNEDTVASYHNEGRKLGRLMYEGRWLDPQSLMRRESLQRWVGAAVTGEVTLRLRRGEDYSILETSGPTFSYHPDKLSMERTADSAFGPVDRIGQLTMRNLDIADSRARLEQYAALGMVGNERPMLVGAAQAASTGLIGAMAEGGAEAIASRGEAPEDEQLLDLAAMEAGTD
- a CDS encoding VOC family protein is translated as MRHEIAHLGHVELLTPEPERSLAFFTDVLGLVENGRDGDSVYLRTWDDYEHHSLTLTAHHTSGLRRTWLRATSQDALDRRARVITDAGLGLGWTDGEPGIGPTFLCRDPDGHEYALYWESEWYEPPEELRPALKNQAQAYPGRGVGVRRLDHVNFLAADVAANGDFVATLLGGRATEQIRLDSGKLGAQWLHFGQKSYDLVYTADRTGASGRLHHIAFATDTREDILRGADICLENGVFIETGPHKHAIQQTFFLYVYEPGGNRVELCNPLSRLVLAPDWRTVTWTEAERAKGQAWGLKTIESFHTHGTPPVP
- a CDS encoding PrpF domain-containing protein: MTGAGVPCLLMRGGTSKGAYFLAEDLPADPAERDDLLLRVMGSPDPRQIDGIGGGHPLTSKVAVVSRSGDPDADVDYLFLQVGVGEATVSDRQNCGNLLAGVAPFARSRGLAGPGPVRVRMVNTGALATARCAGTEVALDFQGTEGSSCGALLPTGNRQDTVDGVAVTLVDNGMPVVVVAAADLGATGYESPEELAADAELLARVRSLRIRAGGLMGLGDVTGTTVPKTTLIAPPRADGLLCTRTFIPERPHTAIGVFGAITVATAAQLPGTVARGLAGLGGRIEHPSGHLDVHVELDGEHVRRAGVVRTARALFDGLVFPRP